From the Sulfuriferula nivalis genome, the window AGTTTCATGACTTCAGCGAAACTGGATTTCTAAACTCAAGTAGGTTATTAGCGCGACAACTACCCTGAAGGTGGCAGTCGCGCTAATTTGTTTAATGCATCAGTAAGGAAAGCAGATATTAATCATGAATATACAATACATCACCAACCTGGCCGCCAACAGCGGCGGCACACTGTACCTGATGGCTATACTGCTGTTAGTTGGCCTCACCGTTATCGTTGAGCGCACCTGGTACTTATATAACGTTATGGCGGGTGGCAAAGCGGTGAATGAACGCATAGCTAAATTACCCCGCCTGCGTACTGACTTACTAGCACAAGAAATTGAACAGGCAGGCCACTTGCCTCATGCAGAACTAATGAACATGGTGCTCTCTCACCCAGATCAGAATGAACGCGAAATGCTCTCTGGCAGACTGGAAGAAACCATCATGCACGAAATCCCCAAGCTGGATAAATCGCTATGGATACTGGATACAGTCGTTACTCTGGCTCCGCTACTTGGACTATTCGGTACGATTATCGGCATGTTTAATGCGTTTTCCGGTCTCGGCAACAGCGGCGCGGCACCCGTACAGGTTACTGGTGGCGTGGCAGAAGCGCTGGTTGCAACCGCTAGCGGTCTGTTTATCGCGATGACGGGTTTG encodes:
- a CDS encoding MotA/TolQ/ExbB proton channel family protein, which encodes MNIQYITNLAANSGGTLYLMAILLLVGLTVIVERTWYLYNVMAGGKAVNERIAKLPRLRTDLLAQEIEQAGHLPHAELMNMVLSHPDQNEREMLSGRLEETIMHEIPKLDKSLWILDTVVTLAPLLGLFGTIIGMFNAFSGLGNSGAAPVQVTGGVAEALVATASGLFIAMTGLIFLNNLNNRIRLMVHQLETLKQILINRYAQPCNQTGNRADTPTIALARTGS